The Mycobacterium seoulense genome has a window encoding:
- a CDS encoding class I SAM-dependent methyltransferase — protein MIKPRAAVRPPLPAASRADDAVAGHWLLARLGKRVLRPGGVELTRALLTRAEVADADVVELAPGLGRTATEIVARRPRSYVGAEGDPDAADVVRGVLTELGVENGDVRVADAAATGLPDAGADVVIGEAMLTMQGDAAKHAIVAEASRLLRPRGRYAIHELALTPDTVSEEVSTDIRQSLARAIKVNARPLTIAEWSELLAGHGLVVDHVATAPMAPLQPRRLVADEGLLGALRFARNVLIHRDARKRVLTMRRTFRRHRKQLAAVAIVAHKP, from the coding sequence ATGATCAAGCCACGGGCCGCGGTGCGGCCTCCCCTGCCTGCGGCGAGTCGCGCCGACGACGCGGTGGCGGGCCATTGGCTGTTGGCGCGCCTCGGCAAGCGCGTACTTCGCCCCGGGGGCGTCGAGCTCACCCGCGCACTGCTGACCCGCGCCGAGGTGGCGGACGCCGACGTGGTCGAGCTGGCTCCGGGCCTGGGCCGCACCGCCACCGAAATCGTGGCCCGCCGGCCACGGTCGTATGTCGGCGCCGAGGGGGATCCCGACGCGGCCGACGTGGTTCGCGGCGTGCTCACCGAACTCGGCGTCGAGAACGGCGACGTCCGGGTCGCCGACGCGGCGGCCACCGGACTACCGGACGCCGGCGCCGACGTCGTCATCGGGGAGGCGATGCTGACCATGCAGGGCGACGCGGCCAAGCACGCCATCGTCGCCGAGGCGTCGCGATTGCTGCGGCCCCGGGGCCGGTACGCGATCCACGAATTGGCCCTGACACCGGACACGGTCTCGGAGGAGGTCAGCACCGACATCCGGCAATCGCTGGCCCGCGCGATCAAGGTCAACGCGCGACCGTTGACGATCGCGGAATGGTCGGAGCTGCTGGCCGGCCACGGGCTGGTGGTCGACCACGTCGCGACGGCCCCGATGGCCCCGCTGCAGCCGCGCCGACTGGTGGCCGACGAGGGGCTGCTCGGGGCGCTGCGCTTCGCCCGGAATGTGCTCATCCACCGGGATGCCCGCAAGCGGGTCCTCACGATGCGCCGCACGTTCCGCCGGCACCGCAAGCAGCTGGCCGCCGTCGCCATCGTCGCCCACAAACCCTGA
- the fdxA gene encoding ferredoxin, producing the protein MTYVIGKPCIDVMDRACVDECPVDCIYEGGRALYIHPDECVDCGACEPVCPVDAIYYEDDLPGELRPYLADNEAFFAETLPGRDVPLGSPGGAAKIGPLGVDTPLVAAQPRADQAEGA; encoded by the coding sequence ATGACCTACGTGATCGGGAAGCCATGCATCGACGTGATGGACCGCGCTTGTGTGGACGAGTGTCCCGTCGACTGCATCTACGAGGGCGGCCGGGCGCTCTACATCCATCCGGACGAATGCGTGGATTGCGGCGCGTGCGAGCCGGTGTGCCCGGTCGACGCCATCTACTACGAAGACGACCTGCCCGGGGAACTCAGGCCGTACCTGGCCGACAATGAGGCGTTCTTCGCCGAAACGCTGCCGGGCCGCGACGTTCCCCTGGGATCTCCGGGTGGGGCGGCCAAGATTGGTCCGCTCGGTGTAGACACGCCTTTGGTGGCCGCTCAGCCGAGGGCCGACCAAGCGGAAGGAGCGTGA
- a CDS encoding HIT family protein, translating into MSEPEDRAEDTILDTGVGQSDHLQRLWTPYRMTYLAEAPMKRDPNASGKTEEPFTDIPQLSDEEGLVVARGELVYAVLNLYPYNPGHLMVVPYRRVSELEDLTVDESAELMGFIQKAIRVIKNVSRPHGFNVGLNLGTSAGGSLAEHLHVHVVPRWGGDANFITIIGGSKVIPQLLRETRQLLATEWAKQP; encoded by the coding sequence GTGAGTGAACCCGAGGACCGCGCCGAGGACACCATCCTGGACACGGGTGTCGGCCAGAGCGACCACCTGCAACGGCTGTGGACGCCGTACCGGATGACGTATCTGGCCGAGGCGCCGATGAAGCGCGACCCCAACGCCTCGGGCAAGACCGAGGAGCCCTTCACCGACATCCCGCAACTGTCCGACGAGGAAGGCCTGGTGGTCGCCCGCGGCGAACTGGTCTACGCCGTCCTCAACCTCTACCCGTACAACCCGGGGCACCTGATGGTGGTCCCCTACCGGCGGGTGTCCGAGCTCGAGGACCTCACCGTCGACGAGAGCGCGGAGCTGATGGGCTTCATACAGAAGGCGATTCGCGTCATCAAGAACGTGTCGCGGCCGCACGGCTTCAACGTCGGCCTCAATCTGGGCACGTCGGCGGGCGGGTCACTGGCCGAACACCTGCACGTGCACGTCGTGCCGCGCTGGGGCGGTGACGCGAACTTCATCACCATCATCGGCGGGTCGAAGGTGATCCCGCAGCTGCTGCGCGAAACCCGCCAGCTGCTGGCCACCGAGTGGGCAAAGCAGCCATGA
- a CDS encoding helix-turn-helix transcriptional regulator, which translates to MKSPPSSIGESAGRRREVLRVLRRSPDPMSIAAIAGVLGVHPNTVRFHLDSLVADGQVEHVEPGRKGPGRPPLMFCAVRQMDRGGTRHYRLLAEILATAFAGERDAGAKALAAGRAWGKKLESSLEPVPTEPAGADDAIDHLVNMLDELGFAPERRAAEGEQQVGLRHCPFLELAENRTAVVCPVHLGLMQGAMEAWGAPVSVERLDAFVEPDLCVAHLAPQKAAT; encoded by the coding sequence GTGAAGTCGCCGCCCTCGTCGATCGGGGAATCCGCCGGCCGCCGCCGCGAGGTGCTGCGGGTGTTGCGGAGGTCGCCCGATCCCATGAGCATCGCCGCGATCGCCGGCGTGCTGGGTGTGCACCCGAACACCGTGCGGTTCCACCTCGACAGCCTGGTCGCCGACGGCCAGGTGGAGCACGTCGAACCGGGCCGCAAGGGGCCGGGCCGCCCGCCGCTGATGTTCTGCGCGGTCCGCCAGATGGACCGCGGCGGCACGCGGCACTATCGCCTGCTCGCCGAGATCCTGGCCACCGCGTTCGCCGGAGAGCGCGATGCCGGCGCCAAGGCCCTCGCCGCGGGCCGGGCGTGGGGGAAAAAGCTGGAATCCAGCCTGGAGCCGGTGCCCACCGAGCCCGCCGGAGCCGACGACGCCATCGATCACCTGGTCAACATGCTCGACGAGCTCGGCTTCGCGCCCGAACGCCGCGCGGCCGAGGGGGAGCAGCAGGTCGGGCTGCGGCATTGCCCGTTCCTGGAATTGGCCGAAAACCGGACGGCGGTCGTCTGCCCGGTGCATCTCGGGCTCATGCAAGGCGCCATGGAGGCCTGGGGAGCGCCGGTGTCGGTCGAGCGGCTCGACGCGTTCGTCGAACCCGACCTGTGTGTCGCGCACCTGGCGCCGCAGAAAGCGGCCACATGA
- the pgsA gene encoding phosphatidylinositol phosphate synthase, protein MSKVPFLSRAAFARLTTPTARACLRMGLTPDAVTVLGTTGSVAGALTLFPMGKLFAGGCVVWFFVLFDMLDGAMARERGGGTRFGAVLDATCDRVSDGAVFGGLLWWAAFGLHDKLLAVATLICLVTSQVISYIKARAEASGLRGDGGIIERPERLIIVLVGAGVSDFPFVAWPPALPVAMWLLAAASVVTCVQRLRTVRTSPGATERMP, encoded by the coding sequence ATGAGTAAGGTGCCGTTCCTGTCGCGGGCGGCGTTCGCGCGGCTCACCACTCCCACCGCCAGGGCGTGCCTGCGGATGGGACTGACCCCGGACGCCGTCACCGTCCTGGGCACCACCGGATCCGTGGCGGGGGCGCTCACGCTCTTCCCGATGGGCAAGTTGTTCGCCGGTGGCTGCGTGGTGTGGTTCTTCGTGCTGTTCGACATGCTCGACGGCGCCATGGCCCGGGAGCGCGGGGGCGGCACCCGTTTCGGCGCCGTGCTGGACGCCACGTGCGACCGGGTCAGCGACGGCGCGGTGTTCGGCGGACTGCTGTGGTGGGCCGCCTTCGGCCTGCACGACAAGCTGCTGGCCGTGGCGACGTTGATCTGCCTCGTCACGTCGCAGGTCATCTCCTACATCAAGGCACGGGCCGAAGCCAGCGGCCTGCGCGGCGACGGCGGCATCATCGAACGACCCGAAAGGCTCATCATCGTGCTGGTAGGTGCCGGCGTGTCGGACTTCCCCTTTGTTGCCTGGCCGCCGGCCCTGCCGGTGGCGATGTGGCTGCTGGCCGCGGCCAGCGTGGTCACCTGCGTGCAGCGGTTGCGCACCGTGCGGACCTCGCCCGGCGCGACGGAGCGCATGCCGTGA
- a CDS encoding NAD(P)H-dependent flavin oxidoreductase, whose product MLSTPWSRAFGLRVPIVNAPMGGVAGGRLAAAVTAAGGLGMVGMGSVATRELLRTQLQQVRGTFGIGLVDWVMRTEAGLLEDALSARPALLSVSFGTDWSWVAKARDAGIPTATQVYDGVGARQAADAGVDILVARGAEGGGHGETKLATLPLLDTVLDAVSVPVLAGGGIASARSLAAVLAAGASGAWVGTRLAACPEALSGDGSRRALIAARATDTAVTRAFDVAQARPWPARFPSRVLTNDFVERWTGNEDALNPRACDELAASIAADDRRIAPVDAGQGVGMIRDDASVAEVIDEMCSGAERLLAGWGS is encoded by the coding sequence ATGCTTTCCACGCCCTGGTCAAGGGCATTCGGGCTGCGGGTGCCGATCGTCAACGCCCCGATGGGCGGGGTGGCCGGCGGCCGGCTGGCCGCGGCGGTCACCGCCGCCGGCGGTCTGGGCATGGTCGGCATGGGCAGCGTCGCGACGAGGGAACTGCTCCGAACCCAGCTGCAGCAGGTGCGGGGAACGTTCGGCATCGGCCTGGTCGACTGGGTGATGCGCACCGAGGCGGGGCTGCTCGAGGACGCCCTGAGCGCACGGCCGGCGCTGCTGTCGGTCAGTTTCGGCACCGACTGGTCGTGGGTCGCCAAGGCGCGCGACGCGGGGATCCCCACCGCCACGCAGGTATACGACGGCGTCGGGGCGCGCCAGGCGGCCGACGCCGGCGTCGACATTCTGGTGGCCCGGGGTGCGGAGGGCGGCGGGCACGGGGAGACGAAGCTCGCGACGCTGCCCCTGCTCGACACCGTGCTGGACGCCGTCTCGGTGCCGGTGCTCGCCGGTGGCGGCATCGCGTCGGCGCGCAGCCTGGCCGCCGTGCTGGCCGCCGGCGCGAGCGGGGCGTGGGTGGGCACCCGCCTGGCGGCGTGTCCGGAGGCGCTCTCCGGCGACGGCAGCCGCCGCGCGCTGATCGCGGCCCGGGCCACCGACACCGCGGTCACGCGGGCCTTCGACGTGGCCCAGGCCCGGCCGTGGCCCGCGCGATTCCCGTCGCGCGTGCTGACCAACGACTTCGTCGAGCGTTGGACGGGCAACGAGGACGCGCTCAACCCGCGGGCCTGCGACGAACTCGCGGCATCGATCGCCGCCGACGATCGCCGCATCGCCCCCGTGGACGCCGGTCAGGGCGTCGGGATGATTCGCGACGACGCCTCGGTGGCCGAAGTGATCGACGAGATGTGTTCGGGCGCAGAGCGATTGCTGGCCGGCTGGGGTTCGTAG
- a CDS encoding glycosyltransferase family 4 protein, translating to MRIGMVCPYSFDVPGGVQSHVLQLAEVMRRRGHEVSVLAPASPHAVLPDYVVSAGKAVPIPYNGSVARLRFGPATHRKVKKWLAEGDFDVLHLHEPNAPSLSMLALNIAEGPIVATFHTSTTKSLTLTVFQGILRPMHEKIVGRIAVSDLARRWQMEALGTDAVEIPNGVDVDSFASAPRLEGYPRPGKTVLFLGRYDEPRKGMSVLLDALPGVVQRFPDIQLLIVGRGDEDELRSQEGELVKHIRFLGQVDDAGKASALRSADVYCAPNLGGESFGIVLVEAMAAGTAVVASDLDAFRRVLCDGEVGCLVPVGDGIALADALVSVLESDVLRERYVAAGSAAVQQYDWSVVASQIMRVYETVAASGAKVEVAG from the coding sequence ATGCGAATCGGGATGGTCTGCCCATACTCGTTCGACGTGCCGGGCGGGGTGCAGTCGCACGTCCTGCAGCTGGCCGAGGTGATGCGCCGGCGCGGGCACGAGGTGAGCGTGCTGGCGCCGGCTTCGCCGCACGCGGTGTTGCCCGACTACGTCGTGTCCGCGGGCAAGGCCGTCCCCATTCCCTACAACGGCTCGGTGGCCCGGCTGCGGTTCGGTCCGGCGACCCACCGCAAGGTCAAAAAGTGGCTTGCCGAAGGCGATTTCGACGTCCTGCACCTGCACGAGCCCAACGCGCCGAGCCTGTCGATGCTGGCCCTCAACATCGCCGAGGGACCCATCGTCGCGACGTTTCACACCTCGACCACCAAGTCGCTGACGCTGACGGTCTTTCAGGGCATCCTGCGGCCGATGCACGAGAAGATCGTCGGCCGGATCGCGGTCTCCGACCTGGCCCGCCGCTGGCAGATGGAGGCGTTGGGCACCGACGCGGTCGAGATCCCCAACGGGGTCGACGTCGACTCGTTCGCCTCGGCCCCGCGGCTGGAGGGCTACCCGCGGCCGGGCAAGACGGTGCTGTTCCTCGGGCGCTATGACGAGCCCCGCAAGGGCATGTCCGTCCTGCTCGACGCGCTGCCCGGCGTGGTCCAGCGCTTCCCGGACATCCAGCTGCTGATCGTCGGCCGCGGCGACGAAGACGAATTACGCAGCCAGGAAGGCGAATTGGTGAAGCACATTCGTTTCCTGGGTCAGGTCGACGACGCCGGGAAGGCGTCGGCCCTGCGCAGCGCCGACGTGTACTGCGCACCCAACCTCGGGGGCGAGAGCTTCGGCATCGTGCTGGTCGAGGCCATGGCCGCCGGCACCGCGGTGGTGGCCAGCGACCTGGACGCCTTTCGGCGCGTGCTGTGTGACGGCGAAGTCGGGTGCCTGGTGCCCGTCGGCGACGGCATAGCGCTCGCGGATGCCCTGGTTTCGGTGCTAGAAAGCGATGTGCTGCGCGAACGTTATGTGGCGGCCGGTTCGGCCGCGGTCCAGCAATACGACTGGTCGGTGGTGGCCAGCCAGATCATGCGGGTCTACGAGACGGTCGCCGCGTCCGGCGCCAAGGTCGAGGTGGCCGGCTGA
- the thrS gene encoding threonine--tRNA ligase, which produces MSAPADRSPQRPIRVPAGTSAAAAVGEAGLPRRGAPDAIVVVRDADGKLRDLSWVPGADVEVVPVAANTDEGRSVIRHSAAHVLAQAVQGLFPNAKLGIGPPIADGFYYDFDVPEPFTPEDLAALEKRMRQIVKEGQLFERRVYESKDQARSELANEPYKLELVDDKSGDPDIMEVGGDELTAYDNLNPRSRERVWGDLCRGPHIPTTKHIPAFKLTRSSAAYWRGDQKNASLQRIYGTAWESQEALDRHLELVAEAQRRDHRKLGTELDLFSFPDEIGSGLAVFHPKGGVVRRELEEYSRRKHIEAGYEFVNTPHITKAQLFHTSGHLDWYADGMFPPMHLDAELADDGTVRKPGQDYYLKPMNCPMHTLIFRSRGRSYRELPLRLFEFGTVYRYEKSGVVHGLTRARGFTMDDSHIFCTREQLHGELASLLRFVLELLGDYGLEDFYLELSTKDPEKFVGTDEMWEQATNSLAEVAAESGLELVPDPGGAAFYGPKISVQARDALGRSWQMSTIQVDFNFPERFELEYTAPDGSRQRPVMIHRALFGSIERFFGILTEHYAGAFPAWLAPVQVVGIPVADEHVPYLESIAAQLKSHGVRVEVDSSDDRMAKKIVHHTNQRVPFMLLAGDRDVEADAVSFRFGDRTQINGVPRDSAVEAIAAWIADRENAAPTAELVKVPGGE; this is translated from the coding sequence ATGAGCGCCCCCGCAGACCGATCGCCGCAGCGCCCGATCCGGGTTCCTGCCGGCACCAGCGCCGCCGCCGCGGTCGGCGAGGCCGGGTTGCCGCGGCGGGGCGCGCCGGACGCGATCGTGGTGGTCCGTGACGCCGACGGCAAGCTGCGCGACCTGAGCTGGGTGCCCGGGGCCGACGTCGAGGTCGTCCCCGTGGCGGCCAACACCGACGAGGGCCGCAGCGTCATCCGGCATTCGGCCGCGCACGTGTTGGCCCAGGCCGTCCAGGGCTTGTTCCCGAACGCCAAGTTGGGGATCGGGCCGCCCATCGCCGATGGCTTCTATTACGACTTCGACGTGCCGGAGCCGTTCACGCCCGAGGATCTGGCGGCGCTGGAGAAGCGGATGCGCCAGATCGTCAAGGAGGGGCAGCTGTTCGAGCGCCGCGTCTACGAGTCCAAGGACCAGGCGCGCTCGGAGTTGGCCAACGAGCCCTACAAGCTGGAACTCGTCGACGACAAGTCCGGTGACCCCGACATCATGGAGGTCGGCGGCGACGAGCTCACCGCCTACGACAACCTCAATCCCCGCAGCCGGGAACGGGTTTGGGGCGACCTGTGCCGCGGCCCGCACATCCCGACCACCAAGCACATCCCGGCGTTCAAGCTGACCCGGAGCTCCGCCGCCTATTGGCGCGGCGACCAGAAGAACGCCAGCCTGCAACGCATCTACGGCACCGCGTGGGAATCGCAGGAGGCGCTGGACCGCCACCTCGAGCTGGTCGCGGAAGCCCAGCGCCGCGACCACCGCAAGCTGGGCACCGAGCTGGACCTGTTCAGCTTCCCCGACGAAATCGGTTCCGGGCTGGCGGTTTTCCACCCCAAGGGTGGTGTGGTGCGCCGGGAGCTGGAGGAGTACTCGCGGCGCAAGCACATCGAGGCCGGGTACGAGTTCGTCAACACCCCGCACATCACCAAGGCGCAGCTGTTCCACACCTCGGGCCACCTGGACTGGTACGCCGACGGGATGTTCCCGCCCATGCACCTCGACGCCGAGCTGGCCGACGACGGAACGGTGCGCAAGCCCGGGCAGGACTACTACCTCAAGCCGATGAACTGCCCGATGCACACGCTGATCTTCCGGTCCCGGGGGCGGTCCTACCGTGAACTGCCGTTGCGGCTCTTCGAGTTCGGCACCGTCTACCGCTACGAGAAGTCCGGCGTGGTGCACGGGCTGACCCGGGCGCGCGGGTTCACCATGGACGACTCGCACATCTTCTGCACCCGCGAACAGCTGCACGGCGAACTGGCGTCGCTGCTGCGCTTCGTGCTCGAGCTGCTCGGCGACTACGGCCTGGAGGACTTCTATCTCGAGCTGTCCACCAAGGACCCGGAGAAGTTCGTCGGTACCGACGAGATGTGGGAGCAGGCCACCAACTCCCTGGCCGAGGTGGCGGCCGAATCGGGCCTCGAACTGGTTCCCGACCCCGGCGGCGCGGCGTTCTACGGCCCGAAGATTTCTGTGCAGGCCCGCGACGCGCTGGGCCGCAGTTGGCAGATGTCGACCATCCAGGTCGACTTCAACTTCCCGGAACGCTTCGAGCTCGAATACACCGCCCCGGACGGAAGCCGCCAGCGGCCCGTGATGATCCACCGCGCGCTGTTCGGGTCGATCGAGCGGTTCTTCGGCATCCTGACCGAGCACTATGCGGGGGCCTTCCCGGCGTGGCTGGCGCCCGTGCAGGTGGTCGGCATCCCCGTCGCCGACGAACACGTGCCCTACCTGGAAAGCATTGCCGCGCAACTGAAGTCGCACGGCGTTCGGGTGGAGGTGGACAGCAGCGACGATCGGATGGCCAAGAAGATCGTGCACCACACCAACCAGCGCGTCCCGTTCATGTTGCTCGCCGGTGACCGCGACGTCGAGGCCGATGCGGTGAGCTTCCGCTTCGGCGACCGCACGCAGATCAACGGGGTACCCCGCGACAGCGCCGTCGAGGCCATCGCGGCATGGATCGCCGACCGCGAGAACGCCGCCCCCACAGCCGAACTCGTGAAGGTACCCGGCGGTGAGTGA
- a CDS encoding phosphatidylinositol mannoside acyltransferase, with the protein MGLIATPRRLASGTASDWGYAAGWMAVRAMPEFAARTVFGAGARYAARGGGPDQLRKNLARVIGVPPAEVPDALMRASLASYARYWREAFRLPTMDLRKLASQLHESVDGQDNLAAALAAGRGAVCALPHSGNWDMAGVWLAQTHGTFTTVAERLNPESLYRRFIAFRERLGFEVLPLSGGERPPFEVLCERLRANRVVCLMAERDLTRTGVQVDFFGEPTRMPAGPAKLAIETGAALLPSHCWFEGDRSRVWMQPPLDCSSGDVGAITQALADQFAKNIAAHPEDWHMLQPQWLTDLSEAKQARLRET; encoded by the coding sequence ATGGGTTTGATCGCCACCCCCCGCCGCCTGGCATCCGGCACCGCGAGCGACTGGGGGTACGCGGCCGGCTGGATGGCCGTGCGGGCGATGCCGGAGTTCGCGGCGCGCACCGTGTTCGGGGCGGGGGCCCGCTATGCGGCCCGCGGCGGCGGCCCGGACCAGCTGCGCAAGAACCTGGCCCGCGTCATCGGCGTGCCGCCCGCCGAGGTGCCCGACGCCCTGATGCGGGCCTCGCTGGCGTCCTATGCGCGTTATTGGCGGGAGGCGTTCCGCCTGCCCACGATGGACCTCCGCAAGCTGGCGAGCCAGCTCCACGAGTCGGTCGATGGGCAAGACAATCTGGCTGCGGCGCTGGCCGCGGGCCGCGGCGCGGTATGCGCGTTGCCGCACAGCGGCAATTGGGATATGGCCGGGGTGTGGCTCGCGCAGACACACGGCACCTTCACCACGGTTGCCGAGCGGCTCAACCCGGAGTCGCTGTACCGGCGCTTCATCGCCTTCCGCGAACGCCTCGGGTTCGAGGTGCTGCCGCTGTCCGGGGGCGAACGGCCCCCGTTCGAGGTGCTGTGCGAGCGGCTGCGGGCCAACCGCGTGGTGTGCCTGATGGCCGAGCGCGACCTGACCCGCACCGGGGTCCAGGTCGACTTCTTCGGCGAACCGACCCGGATGCCGGCGGGCCCGGCGAAGCTCGCGATCGAGACCGGGGCGGCGCTGCTGCCGTCGCATTGCTGGTTCGAGGGCGACCGCTCGAGGGTCTGGATGCAGCCGCCGCTGGATTGCAGCAGCGGCGACGTCGGTGCCATCACCCAGGCGCTGGCCGATCAGTTCGCAAAGAACATCGCCGCGCACCCCGAGGACTGGCACATGCTGCAACCGCAGTGGCTGACCGACCTGTCCGAGGCCAAGCAGGCGCGACTCAGGGAGACCTGA
- a CDS encoding aldo/keto reductase, with protein MTAQNSKTVAEASGTFTLGGDLTVNRLGFGAMRLTGKGVWGPPADRDEAVRVLRRAVELGVNFIDTADSYGPYIAEDIIREALHPYDGLVIATKAGLLRTGPDVWIPLGNPSYLRQECEMSLRRLGVDAIDLFQLHRIDRDFPLADQVGELLALKNEGKIRHIGLSEVNVDQLTEAQRITEIVSVQNMYNLSARGAEPLLDAATEQGIGFIPWFPLAAGPLAAADGPLQRIAGEHRATPSQLALAWLLKRSPVMLPIPGTSKVAHLEENVAAAGITLSDDEFETLSAAGAQQTV; from the coding sequence GTGACCGCACAAAACTCGAAAACCGTTGCAGAAGCGTCCGGAACGTTCACCCTCGGCGGCGACCTGACCGTCAACCGGCTCGGCTTCGGCGCCATGCGCCTCACCGGCAAGGGCGTGTGGGGCCCGCCCGCCGACCGCGACGAGGCCGTCCGGGTGTTGCGGCGCGCCGTCGAGCTCGGCGTGAACTTCATCGACACCGCCGACTCCTACGGCCCCTACATCGCCGAGGACATCATTCGCGAGGCGCTGCACCCGTACGACGGGCTGGTCATCGCGACCAAGGCGGGGCTGCTGCGCACCGGGCCGGACGTCTGGATCCCGCTGGGCAACCCGAGCTATCTGCGCCAGGAATGCGAGATGAGCCTGCGCCGCCTCGGCGTCGACGCCATCGACCTGTTCCAGCTGCACCGCATCGACCGCGACTTCCCGCTGGCCGACCAGGTGGGCGAGCTGCTGGCGCTGAAAAACGAGGGCAAGATCCGCCACATCGGCTTGTCCGAGGTCAACGTCGACCAGCTCACCGAGGCCCAGCGGATCACCGAGATCGTGTCGGTGCAGAACATGTACAACCTGTCCGCTCGGGGCGCCGAACCGCTGCTGGACGCCGCCACCGAGCAGGGCATCGGCTTCATCCCGTGGTTCCCGCTGGCCGCCGGCCCGCTGGCCGCCGCCGACGGCCCCCTGCAGCGCATCGCCGGCGAGCACCGCGCGACCCCGTCGCAACTGGCGCTGGCCTGGTTGCTGAAACGGTCGCCGGTGATGCTGCCGATTCCGGGCACGTCGAAGGTGGCGCATTTGGAGGAGAACGTCGCCGCCGCCGGGATCACGCTCTCCGACGACGAGTTCGAAACCCTCTCGGCCGCCGGGGCTCAGCAGACGGTCTGA
- a CDS encoding PaaI family thioesterase: MTSEQAGHPGGGFNPPEPTTKGGPDYGRFIDAVRTLQDHARAVDAPDAVITEAADLLDKVSALLSPFDADEWHSPSGRRMDLPMRGNILTVPMSARKGEDGRIHGSARFARFHLGRNGAVHGGCLGMLFDTVLGLTAVLLTGSRRQRTAYLKIDYRHIVPIEKELQFDAGIDRVDGRKIFVSGRLTDGDTLLTEADALFVRLKPGQP; this comes from the coding sequence GTGACCAGCGAACAGGCCGGGCATCCCGGCGGCGGGTTCAACCCGCCGGAGCCGACGACCAAGGGCGGCCCCGACTACGGCAGGTTCATCGACGCCGTGCGGACCCTGCAGGACCACGCCCGCGCCGTCGACGCGCCCGACGCGGTGATCACCGAGGCCGCCGACCTACTGGACAAGGTGTCGGCGCTGCTCAGCCCGTTCGACGCCGACGAGTGGCACTCCCCGTCGGGGCGCCGGATGGACCTGCCGATGCGCGGCAACATCCTGACCGTGCCCATGTCGGCCCGCAAGGGTGAGGACGGCCGGATCCACGGGTCGGCCCGATTCGCCCGGTTCCATCTCGGCCGCAACGGCGCGGTGCACGGCGGATGCCTGGGCATGCTGTTCGACACCGTGCTCGGGTTGACGGCAGTCCTTCTCACCGGGAGCCGGCGCCAGCGCACCGCATACCTGAAGATCGACTACCGCCACATCGTGCCGATCGAGAAGGAATTGCAGTTCGATGCCGGCATCGACCGGGTCGACGGGCGCAAGATCTTCGTGTCCGGCCGGTTGACCGACGGCGACACGCTGCTGACCGAGGCCGACGCCCTGTTCGTGCGGCTCAAGCCCGGCCAGCCCTGA
- a CDS encoding cupin domain-containing protein, giving the protein MESISLTDLASEKLAEAKETHSGRAAHTIHGGHTHELRQTVLALLAGHELAEHDSPGEATLQVLQGHVRLTTGGDSWVGKTGDYVAIPAERHALQAVEDSVVMLTVLKTIPSAH; this is encoded by the coding sequence ATGGAATCGATCTCGTTGACCGACCTCGCGTCCGAAAAACTCGCCGAGGCAAAGGAAACGCACAGTGGGCGGGCGGCCCACACCATCCACGGCGGCCACACCCACGAACTTCGGCAGACGGTGCTGGCTTTGCTTGCCGGCCACGAACTCGCCGAACACGACAGCCCCGGGGAGGCGACGCTGCAGGTGCTGCAGGGCCACGTCCGCCTGACCACCGGCGGTGACTCCTGGGTCGGCAAAACCGGCGACTATGTCGCGATTCCGGCCGAACGGCACGCCCTGCAGGCGGTCGAGGATTCGGTGGTCATGCTGACCGTGCTCAAGACCATCCCCTCGGCTCACTAG
- a CDS encoding DUF1990 family protein, producing the protein MDLAALEELPLTYTEVGATASGALPAGYGHLHTETQIGTGRQRFERAADAVMRWGMQRGAGLGVHASSEVAEVDTVVVVRMGFLPAPCRVVYVVDEPDMRGFAYGTLPGHPESGEERFVVRRDPVTSAVFAEVTAFSRPATWWSKAVRPVVSVAQRVIARRYLRGV; encoded by the coding sequence GTGGACTTGGCAGCGCTCGAGGAACTCCCGTTGACCTACACCGAGGTGGGGGCGACCGCGTCCGGCGCGCTGCCCGCGGGTTACGGCCACCTGCACACCGAGACCCAGATCGGCACGGGCCGGCAGCGCTTCGAGCGGGCCGCCGACGCCGTCATGCGCTGGGGCATGCAGCGCGGGGCCGGGCTGGGGGTGCACGCCAGCTCCGAGGTGGCGGAGGTCGACACGGTGGTGGTGGTGCGCATGGGTTTTCTGCCCGCGCCCTGCCGGGTGGTGTACGTCGTCGACGAGCCCGACATGCGCGGATTCGCCTACGGCACCCTGCCGGGGCATCCGGAGTCGGGTGAGGAACGCTTCGTCGTCCGGCGCGACCCCGTCACCTCCGCGGTGTTCGCGGAGGTGACGGCGTTCTCGCGGCCGGCGACCTGGTGGAGCAAGGCGGTCAGGCCGGTGGTGTCGGTGGCCCAGCGCGTCATCGCCAGACGCTATCTGCGCGGGGTCTGA